A genome region from Microbacterium profundi includes the following:
- a CDS encoding GlsB/YeaQ/YmgE family stress response membrane protein, translating into MGFLAFLILGLIAGAIAKLILPGKQGGGWIVTLILGVVGAILGGWIGGMLFGVGLNEFWSLSTWLLAIGGAIIVLLIYGLIVGRGSKVRD; encoded by the coding sequence ATGGGTTTCCTCGCATTTCTTATCCTCGGATTGATCGCCGGAGCGATCGCAAAACTGATCCTGCCCGGTAAGCAGGGTGGCGGCTGGATCGTCACTCTGATTCTCGGTGTCGTCGGAGCAATCCTCGGCGGCTGGATCGGCGGAATGCTCTTCGGCGTCGGTCTCAACGAGTTCTGGAGCCTGTCCACCTGGCTTCTCGCGATCGGTGGCGCGATCATCGTGCTGCTGATCTATGGTCTGATCGTCGGCCGTGGCAGCAAGGTCCGCGACTAG
- a CDS encoding glycosyltransferase: MGGIALDSALPDAEYIVLSSRLVPDLDGGYTIATLSRAMQLAAAGAAEGAGPLLLTFDPADAATHATHRATFARRGAVADPARMRNLFDEAASPDGGAAVWLREAASADLSTRLAEREYRVLRDAENRPFAALPVIPGNPDWHLTEEPVLVYDETAQVIGGVAGFRGLYNAWLRHVAAAFDGRPLVVVCESRQLGELIADWDDPRVRVIHTIHTMHLEAPYTPDAAMNALWTRWFALADRFDAVAWPTRTQRDDVVARFGDAARHVVIPNAAPDSETRAATTLEREPGLVVVLGRLAPGKRIDHSIRAFLAADVTGSRMEIWGGGAEHDALQAMIDERGARSRVMLAGHTDAPGRVLDRASVVVTSTAFEGQGLSILEALLHGVPVVSYDVRYGPGDLLAGGGGILVPDGDEAALADALRSVLTDHELYARLVAEAPVAASAWSAERAIEAFAATVREVLAAPPRR, from the coding sequence GTGGGCGGAATCGCGCTAGATTCCGCACTGCCGGATGCGGAGTACATCGTGCTCTCCAGTCGGCTGGTCCCCGACCTCGACGGGGGCTACACGATCGCGACGCTGTCGCGTGCGATGCAGCTCGCGGCTGCAGGCGCCGCCGAGGGTGCGGGGCCGCTGCTGCTCACCTTCGATCCAGCGGATGCTGCGACTCACGCCACGCATCGGGCGACGTTCGCGCGGCGCGGGGCAGTCGCAGACCCTGCGCGCATGCGCAACCTGTTCGACGAGGCGGCGTCCCCTGACGGCGGCGCGGCCGTGTGGCTGCGCGAAGCGGCATCCGCAGACCTGTCGACGCGCCTCGCTGAGCGCGAGTATCGCGTGCTGCGCGATGCGGAGAATCGGCCGTTCGCAGCTCTCCCGGTGATCCCTGGCAACCCGGACTGGCACCTCACGGAGGAGCCGGTGCTCGTCTACGACGAGACGGCGCAGGTGATCGGCGGGGTCGCCGGCTTCCGGGGCCTGTACAACGCGTGGCTTCGGCATGTCGCTGCGGCGTTCGACGGGCGGCCGCTCGTGGTCGTCTGCGAGTCGCGACAGCTCGGCGAGCTGATCGCCGACTGGGACGACCCGCGCGTGCGCGTCATCCACACGATCCACACGATGCACCTCGAGGCGCCCTACACGCCGGATGCCGCGATGAACGCCCTGTGGACGCGCTGGTTCGCGCTCGCCGACCGCTTCGACGCCGTGGCATGGCCGACCAGGACGCAGCGTGATGACGTCGTCGCCCGGTTCGGCGACGCCGCTCGCCACGTCGTGATCCCGAACGCGGCCCCCGATTCCGAGACGCGCGCCGCGACCACGCTCGAGCGCGAACCCGGCCTCGTCGTCGTGCTCGGACGTCTCGCTCCTGGCAAACGCATCGACCATTCCATCCGTGCGTTCCTCGCCGCGGACGTCACGGGATCCCGCATGGAGATCTGGGGCGGGGGAGCGGAGCACGACGCACTTCAGGCGATGATCGACGAGCGCGGTGCACGCTCGCGGGTCATGCTCGCCGGTCACACCGATGCCCCGGGCCGAGTGCTCGATCGTGCATCTGTCGTGGTCACGTCCACGGCGTTCGAGGGCCAGGGTCTGTCGATCCTCGAGGCTCTGCTGCACGGTGTGCCGGTGGTCTCGTACGACGTGCGCTACGGGCCAGGCGACCTGCTGGCGGGCGGCGGGGGGATCCTCGTGCCTGACGGCGACGAGGCCGCGCTCGCCGACGCACTGCGCAGTGTTCTCACCGACCATGAGCTGTACGCCCGCCTGGTTGCGGAGGCGCCGGTCGCGGCATCCGCGTGGAGCGCCGAACGCGCGATCGAGGCGTTCGCCGCCACTGTGCGCGAGGTCCTCGCCGCACCACCCCGCCGCTGA